The following proteins come from a genomic window of Elusimicrobiota bacterium:
- a CDS encoding F0F1 ATP synthase subunit C has translation MTEIITTQQFFLGLGYLAAGLGAGIVVYAATGAIAKIVAAAVEGTARQPEAADAIKKNMQLNVFLIEGLGVVGLLVLIMIVLNLGLKAIPSVTAADAPAATASAH, from the coding sequence ATGACCGAAATCATCACCACGCAGCAATTCTTCCTCGGGCTGGGCTACTTGGCCGCCGGCCTGGGCGCGGGCATCGTTGTGTACGCCGCCACCGGCGCCATCGCCAAGATCGTCGCCGCCGCGGTGGAAGGCACCGCCCGCCAGCCCGAAGCCGCCGACGCCATCAAAAAGAACATGCAGTTGAACGTGTTCTTGATCGAAGGTTTGGGCGTGGTCGGCCTGTTGGTCCTGATCATGATCGTTTTGAACCTCGGCTTGAAGGCGATCCCGTCCGTCACCGCCGCCGACGCGCCGGCCGCGACCGCCTCGGCCCACTAA
- the atpF gene encoding F0F1 ATP synthase subunit B has protein sequence MEQLFTPHVGLMVWTVAAFLVLVGVLAKFGWGPILKGLDEREENLRKTRQAADEARRVAEDFRRDYEERLSRAEAQAQRLLTEAENRARAFKDDLIKAAQAENEKMVAAARVKLAEEERRLARELRAEMAELSLKSTEKLLRRELGAADQERLMKEALADFESWAAKK, from the coding sequence GTGGAGCAGCTTTTCACGCCCCATGTGGGCCTCATGGTCTGGACGGTGGCCGCCTTCCTCGTTCTGGTGGGGGTGTTGGCCAAGTTCGGCTGGGGTCCCATTCTCAAAGGCCTGGACGAGCGCGAAGAGAACCTGCGCAAAACCCGGCAGGCCGCCGATGAGGCGCGTCGGGTGGCCGAGGACTTCCGGCGGGATTATGAAGAGCGGCTGTCGCGCGCCGAAGCCCAGGCTCAGCGACTGTTGACGGAAGCGGAAAACCGGGCCCGCGCGTTCAAGGACGACCTGATCAAGGCCGCCCAGGCGGAGAACGAGAAGATGGTCGCCGCCGCCCGCGTTAAGTTGGCCGAGGAGGAGCGTCGCCTTGCCCGGGAACTGCGGGCGGAAATGGCGGAGCTGTCGCTCAAGTCCACCGAGAAATTGTTGCGCCGGGAGCTCGGTGCGGCCGACCAGGAACGCTTGATGAAAGAGGCCCTGGCCGACTTCGAGAGTTGGGCCGCGAAAAAATAG
- a CDS encoding AtpZ/AtpI family protein, with translation MTIPPGPPPHDRSGLFHGMQFGVSVALGLGAGLWVDRRWSTEPWGVVLGFLGGAVLGFYHLIRSDH, from the coding sequence CCGCCGCCCCACGATCGGTCGGGGTTGTTCCACGGGATGCAGTTCGGGGTGTCCGTGGCGTTGGGGCTCGGCGCGGGGTTGTGGGTCGATCGCCGTTGGTCGACGGAACCTTGGGGGGTCGTCCTGGGGTTTCTGGGGGGGGCGGTGTTGGGCTTTTACCATCTCATTCGCAGCGACCATTGA
- the atpB gene encoding F0F1 ATP synthase subunit A, whose product MDFSSLIIHHLADAPLARWGVFTYTKHMLMMTIAGLLTAAVVFGARAGGRPRAALEALVEFLRVEIVDPALGREGRAFLPYFVTLFLFIIFMNLLGLVPWGASATGNISVTAALSLTTFFLIHFTGIRRHGFFHHFGNMVPHGVPWPLRPFIFLLELSGYFTKSLALCVRLFANMTAGHIVVLVFLGLILLFGQGSRPVGLTVAPVLVLLTVAIYLLELIVAFVQAYVFTMLTAIFVGGAVHPDH is encoded by the coding sequence ATGGATTTCTCGAGTCTCATCATCCATCACCTGGCGGACGCGCCCTTGGCGCGATGGGGCGTTTTCACCTACACCAAGCACATGTTGATGATGACCATCGCGGGTCTCCTGACCGCCGCCGTGGTGTTTGGTGCCCGCGCGGGGGGGCGCCCGCGGGCCGCCCTCGAGGCGCTGGTCGAGTTCCTCCGCGTTGAAATCGTCGACCCCGCCCTCGGTCGCGAGGGGCGCGCGTTCCTCCCCTATTTTGTCACGCTGTTCCTTTTCATCATCTTCATGAACCTTCTGGGTCTGGTGCCCTGGGGGGCCTCGGCCACCGGCAACATCTCCGTCACGGCCGCCCTCAGCCTCACCACGTTTTTTTTGATCCACTTCACGGGCATTCGCCGCCATGGCTTTTTCCATCATTTCGGCAACATGGTTCCCCACGGTGTGCCCTGGCCCCTCCGGCCTTTTATTTTTCTCTTGGAGTTGAGCGGCTACTTCACCAAATCCCTCGCTCTCTGCGTCCGGCTTTTCGCCAACATGACGGCGGGGCACATCGTCGTCCTGGTGTTCTTGGGGTTGATTTTGCTGTTCGGGCAAGGCAGCCGGCCCGTGGGTCTAACGGTGGCGCCGGTGTTGGTGCTCCTCACCGTTGCCATTTATCTCTTGGAACTGATTGTGGCCTTCGTGCAGGCCTACGTGTTCACGATGTTGACGGCGATTTTCGTCGGCGGCGCGGTCCACCCCGACCATTGA